Part of the Kryptolebias marmoratus isolate JLee-2015 linkage group LG20, ASM164957v2, whole genome shotgun sequence genome, NNNNNNNNNNNNNNNNNNNNNNNNNNNNNNNNNNNNNNNNNNNNNNNNNNNNNNNNNNNNNNNNNNNNNNNNNNNNNNNNNNNNNNNNNNNNNNNNNNNNNNNNNNNNNNNNNNNNNNNNNNNNNNNNNNNNNNNNNNNNNNNNNNNNNNNNNNNNNNNNNNNNNNNNNNNNNNNNNNNNNNNNNNNNNNNNNNNNNNNNNNNNNNNNNNNNNNNNNNNNNNNNNNNNNNNNNNNNNNNNNNNNNNNNNNNNNNNNNNNNNNNNNNNNNNNNNNNNNNNNNNNNNNNNNNNNNNNNNNNNNNNNNNNNNNNNNNNNNNNNNNNNNNNNNNNNNNNNNNNNNNNNNNNNNNNNNNNNNNNNNNNNNNNNNNNNNNNNNNNNNNNNNNNNNNNNNNNNNNNNNNNNNNNNNNNNNNNNNNNNNNNNNNNNNNNNNNNNNNNNNNNNNNNNNNNNNNNNNNNNNNNNNNNNNNNNNNNNNNNNNNNNNNNNNNNNNNNNNNNNNNNNNNNNNNNNNNNNNNNNNNNNNNNNNNNNNNNNNNNNNNNNNNNNNNNNNNNNNNNNNNNNNNNNNNNNNNNNNNNNNNNNNNNNNNNNNNNNNNNNNNNNNNNNNNNNNNNNNNNNNNNNNNNNNNNNNNNNNNNNNNNNNNNNNNNNNNNNNNNNNNNNNNNNNNNNNNNNNNNNNNNNNNNNNNNNNNNNNNNNNNNNNNNNNNNNNNNNNNNNNNNNNNNNNNNNNNNNNNNNNNNNNNNNNNNNNNNNNNNNNNNNNNNNNNNNNNNNNNNNNNNNNNNNNNNNNNNNNNNNNNNNNNNNNNNNNNNNNNNNNNNNNNNNNNNNNNNNNNNNNNNNNNNNNNNNNNNNNNNNNNNNNNNNNNNNNNNccccccccccaaaaaaataaaataaaatatatatattactaaGACGGACATGAAGTGTCTGTCCACGAGTGGTTGTAGAGTTGgtctattttatttaatgtgtgaTTATGTGATTTACAAACAAATTGAAGTACAAACTTAaggaagcaaaatgtttcaggctctccagcacaaaaataacaaacaaagacaccttttctaaaaaaaaaaaaaaaaacaaaaaaaactacaatgcCTAAGTTCCCTGGCTgctcataaaacaaaagaaaactggttAAATGAAATGGCAGATAACACCTATAGTGCTTCCAGTGTAACAACAACTAAATTAAGAAAACATTGATTATGGCAAAATCAAAATAGTTTTTCAGTATGTACCGAATCCTtgtggaactttttttttaaaaacgatGTTCTACAACATGTTTATAGCGCAGCAGGTCATGTGACTGTTCCAGTCTGTTTTCCATTACATCAACAACTGTTTCTAAATGATAGCAGAATGAAATTCAgtgaaactcaaacaaaaatttGGTAATCTTATCATCTTGTTTACAATACAAATGATAGATAAAATACAtcatacaaaatgaaaatatgtaTATTCTTTATATGTGAAATATGTCCCCACCTGATTGGCGTTAATTTATTTccagacattaaaaaatatcttgaaGCTCTTTTAACCTGCAATGCATTTGCAACGTCTTCCCTAATTTAACTGATTGTCTCATACTAAGTGTGGGATTGGAGTGGATTGATATTGATGTAGAAGGGGTAGAAAGCATCTCAATCCTATTTTTgttaaacagattgtttttctgaataaacataccaaaatgtacagaaacacaCCCTACCTGTACAGACTGATTCTAATAAAAtagtacatttttttctcattctgttACAACTAATGTACATTGAGTCAGTTTGTCTTGTGAACATTTTTAAGTGCACAGCCCCCATATCCCCAGGGACGCTAAGCAGCTGATTAGTTTGATTATGGCTTGGGCTGATTATGATTGGCTtgtaaaattcagaatagaatttaaaatcttcaaatCAGTGCACTTTGCTTTtaggctgcaggtttacttgtggttcctagagtttctagaataggaggcagagctttcagttctcagactcctctcttgtggaacaaacttccagtttTAATCTGTGAGGCTGAcgccctgtctacttttaagactaggtgtaaggctttttttttttgataaatcttacAGTTAGGGTTGGCTTAGGTTTCCTGATCTATCCCTTAGACTGCTGTAGGATAAACTATCCATATTTCCTTACGCTGCTGCTGTCTTCACTCTCTGTActttccatgtttgtatttgtgatTATTGCTGTCCCTAGCTTGCATTTTTCTCCTAAAAAAACTCCTACCGACCTAATCCTGTCTTTGTCTGTGCCTCTTTGTTGTTCTCTCAATTCCTACTTGCCTGAGGCAAATGGCCACTCATCCTTTCGTGGTTCTGCTAGTTTTTTTCCCTACAATTCCTTAACCTGCTGCTCAAGATAGGTGCAATGAAGTacagattcaacacaatctgcttgCTTTGTTAGACAgacaacttttactaattggcatttcataatgtattGTGTATGAATATATCCTATTATAATAAGAACTGAATGAACtctaactgtttttttttgtttggtgctCTAAGATGACCTTTGTTGTATATTGGTGCTATATCTTTaattcaaaatttttaaaaggGGTAACTTGacaatatataaattataagaTGGTTCCAAAAGAGAGGAGCTTGATTAGtgaaagatcttttttttacttatataaATTTTAAGAAGTTGTTATTTAGATAACTACTATCTTTAACAGCTGTTTGGACAGACAGGAAATACACAGACTTTCCAGGTTTAGTGCTACCACCCTAATATTGTACggcaacaaaataacatttctgtACCTGTACcttgatgttttatttagctGTGTTATACACATGTTGCTTAATCTATTACTGTTCATTCCCTGGCAGGTACTTGAAGACATAGACAAATGGGGTATTGACATCTTTAAGGTTTCAGAGTATTCAGGGAATCATCCACTAACGGTCACAATGTACACAATCTTTCAGGTAACACAACACAACAGAAGTTacagtaaaagttaaaatatttgttgtggtgaaagtgcacaaagaattgAATGCATGCCTCAACATCTTCACATGCTTGATTATTGACCGATTTTTATCTTGTCTGTAAATACTTTATGGTGTATTGTCTGTTTTGCTGCTACAGGAACGTGACTTGCTGAAGTCCTTCAAGATTCCTGCAGATATTTTCATCAATTTTATGATGACATTGGAGGATCATTACCATGCTGATGTGGCTTACCACAACAACATTCATGCTGCAGATGTAGTCCAGTCTACAAATGTGCTGCTGTCCACACCGGCACTGGAGGTAGTCATTCCAGTCTAATAAAGAAAGCGGACACAAATGTTAACATCACTGTATTTAGGTCcaaagtacttaaaaaaaaaaaaaaagcacgacTGAacttccatttttgtttctcgGAGATGCTGAACTTCTCATCAGATAACAAGTGACAAGAAAGGAAGTCCAGTTGATGTTTATTCAAATCATTTAGATTGTCCTGGATAACCAAGAATGTACAGCAACATATTGAGTTTGAGGAACAGGATCTGTCCCTTGTCAGACTGAGTACCAAGGCACACTCATATTGATTGTCCTCTTCTGTGTTTCCAAGGCTGTGTTTACTGATCTGGAGATCCTTGCTGCACTGTTTGCTGCTGCTATCCATGATGTTGATCACCCTGGAGTTTCTAACCAATTTCTCATCAACACCAGTGAGTTTGCACTGTTCCACAAGGGCTATGTAAATGTGCTGCGATAGTGTATATGGATAAGGTATCTGTAAATACATACTTGTTCAGAAAGAGGTACTGTATGGATCATGTTCAAGTGGCTTACAGTGCTGTGTTTACACTCTGCTCCTTCAGACTCAGAACTTGCCCTGATGTACAATGACGTGTCTGTGCTGGAGAATCATCACTTGGCTGTGGGCTTTAAGCTTCTGCAGGAAGATAACTGTGACATTTTTCAGAACCTGagcaaaaaacagagacagtCACTACGTAAAATGGTCATTGACATGGTAAGATCTCTTTACAgctctgtttaataaatgttgtttctgtgaGTTTGGTTAGCCAAATCTGATTGAATTTGGTTGTTGCTCTTGCAGGTGCTGGCCACTGATATGTCTAAACACATGAACCTATTAGCAGACCTAAAAACCATGGTGGAGACAAAGAAAGTCACCAGTCTTGGTGTTCTGCTTCTGGACAACTATTCTGATCGCATACAGGTGAGaaattattttatacaaaatataatttttgaaaacaatacatAATACATTTTGATACATACCAGGCACTTACTGGATAGTGGTACTTAGCTGGTATGTACCAGATATGTATCCAGTACTTGCCAAGTACATACATGTAACTCTACGGTTACTTACCTAGCACTTACTGGTTATTTACCCAGTGTGTTATGCACCTGGTATGTACCTAATAAGTACCAAGTACCTACACGGTAtgtactgtttttaaaaacaaccatttaatTTATCCCTGTCTGACACTAAATCAAGCTAAACCTTTTCTGATTTAGGTTAATCAagattcccaaaattatttatgtatgtCAAATACCCAAatatcaatttttgtttttttaactttaaagtcataaatttacattcattttcttagtatttggtagcattgcctttaaactgtatgacttggatcaaatgttttagattttctttctcTGGCTTCTCACAATAGTATGCTGGAACTTTGTTTCATTCCCCTGACAGAACTGGTTTGTAGGACTCCttgttcacacacaccttttcagctctgcccacaaCTTTTCTATGGGATTGTGATCAGAGCTGTGTGATGGCCACTGCAAAACATTAactttgttgtccttaagccactttgtaactaatTTGGCAGTATGCTACGGGTCACTGTCCATTTGTGAGACCCACTTGTGCCCAAgatcctggctgatgtcttaaGATGCTGCTTCAGTATTCcaacataatgttctttcctcatcaTCCCATCTATTTCGTGAAGCACTCCAGTTCCTCATGCAGCAAAACATGCTGCCATCCCCATACTTCACAGTTTAGATGGTGGAAGTTTccctctttttcctccaaatgtaacaatGGTCATGATGGCcaaacagtttagttttaatgtcattagaaccacaggacatgtctctaAAAATaaaggtctttgtccctgtgtgatGTTGCTATTGTTGCTTTCAAAGTAATGGcattttccttcttcctctctgagtgGCCTTTCAGTCCATTTTGGTACAGGACTCCTTTACACTGTGGGTAATGACATGCTttgaccagcttcagcagcatcttcacaaggtcttttgtgtttgctttaggGTTAATacacacatttcacaaaaaaaatgtttatttagaaaacaagGAATCCCTTCCTTAATGgtatgatggcaggacattccTATGGTGTTTTATTTGcgtataccgtattttccacaatatagggcacactggattataaggcgcactgtcaatgaattaTCCATTTTCCAACTTTTGTTGTATATAGGgagcaccggactataaggcgcattaagcgaaacaaaacagccccctgtcttttcagagaatactgcaccgacataagcgtCCAACTCTTGTTCAGGTCCGTGCGTGGGACCTCTCTTTGATAATTCAGGCATTTTACAAATAGAAGTATTTTTGGGAATCGTAACTGACCTAAAATAGAAAagatttaatgtaatttaaagtcaaaaagtaaaagtgaaaaaaatggttatatgcttttatacagtgtatgtaaatatctggttttaaatgtaatgtgtatgtacctggtactaaCCACATATGTACTGGGTATTTAGTGGGTAAATATCATGTATTTACTTGGTAAGTACTAGTTATGTACCCGGTATTTACATTGTACTTATTGGGTACTCACCTGGTTTTTTCCAGTCTCTTACCTAGTACATACCTAATCACCAGTGTTTTTACCTGGAAATTACTGGGTACTTACTTGGTACCTATTCAGTATGTACCCAGTAATTTCCTGGTATATGCTGGGTACATACCAGGGACATATCTTGATATTAGCGGGTGTTTATCTAGTACATACTTGAAATGTACCTAGTACTAACCTGATACATAACAGGTTTTTACCTGGTATGTACATGGTGCATACTAGGAATTTACCTGGTAGGTACTTACCTGATACATAcagtacctggtacttactgggtattTACCAGGTACTTACCTGGTCCCTAAAGGGTGCATACTTGGAATTTTTTATTACATTGATAAATCtcatgtatatttattttttgggtaTTCACTACAGGTTCTTCAGAACATGGTCCACTGTGCAGACCTGAGTAACCCCACAAAACCTCTTGAATTGTACCGTAAGTGGACAGATCGCATCATGGTGGAATTTTTCACTCAGGGAGACAGGGAGAGAGACAGGGGAATGGAGATTAGTCCCATGTGTGACAAACAGAATGCGTCCATAGAGAAGAACCAGGTACAGAATAATatcacaaataaacaataaaaaaaaattctacagaCCAAAACACTTGTCTTATCTCTTTCAGGTGGGTTTCATTGACTACATTGTTCATCCTCTATGGGAGACGTGGGCTGACCTTGTACATCCTGATGCTCAGGAGATCTTGGACATGTTAGAGGACAACAGAGAGTGGTACCAGAGCACAATTCCCCATAGCCCTTCACCCAGTCCAGAGAGCCAGGAGGAAGAAGCCCTCCTGCAAGATGCTTCAGCACCTGGTGGAGTTAGTGGCTCTGTTACGGCTGAAAGGTTTCAGTTTGTGCTGGCTTTAGCAGAAGAAGGCAAGACTGACACAGGGAACTTGCCTGAAGAAGATAAGGCCCACAGAAGTGGATGTGATTCAGTGTCTGCAACGACTCGACTGCTCAACAAAACCCTCACCTCTGACTCTGGCAGGACGTTTTCTTTAGACTCTGAGAAGGATGTGGCAGAAGACAGAAGAACAGAGCAAGAAAGCCATCTTGGGGTACCACGCTTCAGGCTTGGCACATAATGTTTATTTGGGCCTTGTTGGTTTAATTCATATTGGTTTTGGTGCCTTGATCTCTATCACTACCTTTCCCCCACTCCAA contains:
- the LOC108244848 gene encoding cAMP-specific 3',5'-cyclic phosphodiesterase 4C-like isoform X3; its protein translation is MRRNNSRLFNFTERHWDCSEQGSCTEQLQDSDDKYVVKRLFSGNLQLPRLSCRPSSQDRSEDGLSTTPAPRSIRHSRSLGTLTSCISRPFFDVENGLSVGRGTLDPQGSPSSGLVLQANSQRRESFLYRSDSDFDLSPKCPSRNPSNASDLHSEDMIVTPFAQILASLRTVRSNFAIITGQQDRTASKTRLPSSNPPSMCKTSLAEEPDQQLAIETLDELDWCLEQLETLKTRHSVSEMASNKFKRMLNRELSQLSETSRSGNQVSEFISSTFLEKPHDMDIMSAFTKEKDKKKHPMSQISGVKKPTHSLALSTIPRFGVNTSQEELLAEVLEDIDKWGIDIFKVSEYSGNHPLTVTMYTIFQERDLLKSFKIPADIFINFMMTLEDHYHADVAYHNNIHAADVVQSTNVLLSTPALEAVFTDLEILAALFAAAIHDVDHPGVSNQFLINTNSELALMYNDVSVLENHHLAVGFKLLQEDNCDIFQNLSKKQRQSLRKMVIDMVLATDMSKHMNLLADLKTMVETKKVTSLGVLLLDNYSDRIQVLQNMVHCADLSNPTKPLELYRKWTDRIMVEFFTQGDRERDRGMEISPMCDKQNASIEKNQVGFIDYIVHPLWETWADLVHPDAQEILDMLEDNREWYQSTIPHSPSPSPESQEEEALLQDASAPGGVSGSVTAERFQFVLALAEEGKTDTGNLPEEDKAHRSGCDSVSATTRLLNKTLTSDSGRTFSLDSEKDVAEDRRTEQESHLGVPRFRLGT
- the LOC108244848 gene encoding cAMP-specific 3',5'-cyclic phosphodiesterase 4C-like isoform X4 — its product is MSDLSCESSEEEQAAANETPWTQETTRLPIIKLLPRSKPSSAGGSPKVSPKDSPRGSPRNSPLLFRKLLMNRSINLQKRRFTLAHTPSFDVENGLSVGRGTLDPQGSPSSGLVLQANSQRRESFLYRSDSDFDLSPKCPSRNPSNASDLHSEDMIVTPFAQILASLRTVRSNFAIITGQQDRTASKTRLPSSNPPSMCKTSLAEEPDQQLAIETLDELDWCLEQLETLKTRHSVSEMASNKFKRMLNRELSQLSETSRSGNQVSEFISSTFLEKPHDMDIMSAFTKEKDKKKHPMSQISGVKKPTHSLALSTIPRFGVNTSQEELLAEVLEDIDKWGIDIFKVSEYSGNHPLTVTMYTIFQERDLLKSFKIPADIFINFMMTLEDHYHADVAYHNNIHAADVVQSTNVLLSTPALEAVFTDLEILAALFAAAIHDVDHPGVSNQFLINTNSELALMYNDVSVLENHHLAVGFKLLQEDNCDIFQNLSKKQRQSLRKMVIDMVLATDMSKHMNLLADLKTMVETKKVTSLGVLLLDNYSDRIQVLQNMVHCADLSNPTKPLELYRKWTDRIMVEFFTQGDRERDRGMEISPMCDKQNASIEKNQVGFIDYIVHPLWETWADLVHPDAQEILDMLEDNREWYQSTIPHSPSPSPESQEEEALLQDASAPGGVSGSVTAERFQFVLALAEEGKTDTGNLPEEDKAHRSGCDSVSATTRLLNKTLTSDSGRTFSLDSEKDVAEDRRTEQESHLGVPRFRLGT
- the LOC108244848 gene encoding cAMP-specific 3',5'-cyclic phosphodiesterase 4C-like isoform X2; this translates as MSDLSCESSEEEQAAANETPWTQETTRLPIIKLLPRSKPSSAGGSPKVSPKDSPRGSPRNSPLLFRKLLMNRSINLQKRRFTLAHTPSFDVENGLSVGRGTLDPQGSPSSGLVLQANSQRRESFLYRSDSDFDLSPKCPSRNPSNASDLEESLKHWEVNWLSSRHSEDMIVTPFAQILASLRTVRSNFAIITGQQDRTASKTRLPSSNPPSMCKTSLAEEPDQQLAIETLDELDWCLEQLETLKTRHSVSEMASNKFKRMLNRELSQLSETSRSGNQVSEFISSTFLEKPHDMDIMSAFTKEKDKKKHPMSQISGVKKPTHSLALSTIPRFGVNTSQEELLAEVLEDIDKWGIDIFKVSEYSGNHPLTVTMYTIFQERDLLKSFKIPADIFINFMMTLEDHYHADVAYHNNIHAADVVQSTNVLLSTPALEAVFTDLEILAALFAAAIHDVDHPGVSNQFLINTNSELALMYNDVSVLENHHLAVGFKLLQEDNCDIFQNLSKKQRQSLRKMVIDMVLATDMSKHMNLLADLKTMVETKKVTSLGVLLLDNYSDRIQVLQNMVHCADLSNPTKPLELYRKWTDRIMVEFFTQGDRERDRGMEISPMCDKQNASIEKNQVGFIDYIVHPLWETWADLVHPDAQEILDMLEDNREWYQSTIPHSPSPSPESQEEEALLQDASAPGGVSGSVTAERFQFVLALAEEGKTDTGNLPEEDKAHRSGCDSVSATTRLLNKTLTSDSGRTFSLDSEKDVAEDRRTEQESHLGVPRFRLGT
- the LOC108244848 gene encoding cAMP-specific 3',5'-cyclic phosphodiesterase 4C-like isoform X6 — encoded protein: MMNKDWRFSRKMHGNFSTRRHSCIGFDVENGLSVGRGTLDPQGSPSSGLVLQANSQRRESFLYRSDSDFDLSPKCPSRNPSNASDLEESLKHWEVNWLSSRHSEDMIVTPFAQILASLRTVRSNFAIITGQQDRTASKTRLPSSNPPSMCKTSLAEEPDQQLAIETLDELDWCLEQLETLKTRHSVSEMASNKFKRMLNRELSQLSETSRSGNQVSEFISSTFLEKPHDMDIMSAFTKEKDKKKHPMSQISGVKKPTHSLALSTIPRFGVNTSQEELLAEVLEDIDKWGIDIFKVSEYSGNHPLTVTMYTIFQERDLLKSFKIPADIFINFMMTLEDHYHADVAYHNNIHAADVVQSTNVLLSTPALEAVFTDLEILAALFAAAIHDVDHPGVSNQFLINTNSELALMYNDVSVLENHHLAVGFKLLQEDNCDIFQNLSKKQRQSLRKMVIDMVLATDMSKHMNLLADLKTMVETKKVTSLGVLLLDNYSDRIQVLQNMVHCADLSNPTKPLELYRKWTDRIMVEFFTQGDRERDRGMEISPMCDKQNASIEKNQVGFIDYIVHPLWETWADLVHPDAQEILDMLEDNREWYQSTIPHSPSPSPESQEEEALLQDASAPGGVSGSVTAERFQFVLALAEEGKTDTGNLPEEDKAHRSGCDSVSATTRLLNKTLTSDSGRTFSLDSEKDVAEDRRTEQESHLGVPRFRLGT
- the LOC108244848 gene encoding cAMP-specific 3',5'-cyclic phosphodiesterase 4C-like isoform X5, which encodes MSTPGKPRRAAHHPERPRQIRKQNRFHKDEKPRRIKRKRTAEPTREGCFDVENGLSVGRGTLDPQGSPSSGLVLQANSQRRESFLYRSDSDFDLSPKCPSRNPSNASDLEESLKHWEVNWLSSRHSEDMIVTPFAQILASLRTVRSNFAIITGQQDRTASKTRLPSSNPPSMCKTSLAEEPDQQLAIETLDELDWCLEQLETLKTRHSVSEMASNKFKRMLNRELSQLSETSRSGNQVSEFISSTFLEKPHDMDIMSAFTKEKDKKKHPMSQISGVKKPTHSLALSTIPRFGVNTSQEELLAEVLEDIDKWGIDIFKVSEYSGNHPLTVTMYTIFQERDLLKSFKIPADIFINFMMTLEDHYHADVAYHNNIHAADVVQSTNVLLSTPALEAVFTDLEILAALFAAAIHDVDHPGVSNQFLINTNSELALMYNDVSVLENHHLAVGFKLLQEDNCDIFQNLSKKQRQSLRKMVIDMVLATDMSKHMNLLADLKTMVETKKVTSLGVLLLDNYSDRIQVLQNMVHCADLSNPTKPLELYRKWTDRIMVEFFTQGDRERDRGMEISPMCDKQNASIEKNQVGFIDYIVHPLWETWADLVHPDAQEILDMLEDNREWYQSTIPHSPSPSPESQEEEALLQDASAPGGVSGSVTAERFQFVLALAEEGKTDTGNLPEEDKAHRSGCDSVSATTRLLNKTLTSDSGRTFSLDSEKDVAEDRRTEQESHLGVPRFRLGT
- the LOC108244848 gene encoding cAMP-specific 3',5'-cyclic phosphodiesterase 4D-like isoform X8, with the protein product MIVTPFAQILASLRTVRSNFAIITGQQDRTASKTRLPSSNPPSMCKTSLAEEPDQQLAIETLDELDWCLEQLETLKTRHSVSEMASNKFKRMLNRELSQLSETSRSGNQVSEFISSTFLEKPHDMDIMSAFTKEKDKKKHPMSQISGVKKPTHSLALSTIPRFGVNTSQEELLAEVLEDIDKWGIDIFKVSEYSGNHPLTVTMYTIFQERDLLKSFKIPADIFINFMMTLEDHYHADVAYHNNIHAADVVQSTNVLLSTPALEAVFTDLEILAALFAAAIHDVDHPGVSNQFLINTNSELALMYNDVSVLENHHLAVGFKLLQEDNCDIFQNLSKKQRQSLRKMVIDMVLATDMSKHMNLLADLKTMVETKKVTSLGVLLLDNYSDRIQVLQNMVHCADLSNPTKPLELYRKWTDRIMVEFFTQGDRERDRGMEISPMCDKQNASIEKNQVGFIDYIVHPLWETWADLVHPDAQEILDMLEDNREWYQSTIPHSPSPSPESQEEEALLQDASAPGGVSGSVTAERFQFVLALAEEGKTDTGNLPEEDKAHRSGCDSVSATTRLLNKTLTSDSGRTFSLDSEKDVAEDRRTEQESHLGVPRFRLGT
- the LOC108244848 gene encoding cAMP-specific 3',5'-cyclic phosphodiesterase 4C-like isoform X7; amino-acid sequence: MNRTWSRCCEWLSATTPPNFSFDVENGLSVGRGTLDPQGSPSSGLVLQANSQRRESFLYRSDSDFDLSPKCPSRNPSNASDLEESLKHWEVNWLSSRHSEDMIVTPFAQILASLRTVRSNFAIITGQQDRTASKTRLPSSNPPSMCKTSLAEEPDQQLAIETLDELDWCLEQLETLKTRHSVSEMASNKFKRMLNRELSQLSETSRSGNQVSEFISSTFLEKPHDMDIMSAFTKEKDKKKHPMSQISGVKKPTHSLALSTIPRFGVNTSQEELLAEVLEDIDKWGIDIFKVSEYSGNHPLTVTMYTIFQERDLLKSFKIPADIFINFMMTLEDHYHADVAYHNNIHAADVVQSTNVLLSTPALEAVFTDLEILAALFAAAIHDVDHPGVSNQFLINTNSELALMYNDVSVLENHHLAVGFKLLQEDNCDIFQNLSKKQRQSLRKMVIDMVLATDMSKHMNLLADLKTMVETKKVTSLGVLLLDNYSDRIQVLQNMVHCADLSNPTKPLELYRKWTDRIMVEFFTQGDRERDRGMEISPMCDKQNASIEKNQVGFIDYIVHPLWETWADLVHPDAQEILDMLEDNREWYQSTIPHSPSPSPESQEEEALLQDASAPGGVSGSVTAERFQFVLALAEEGKTDTGNLPEEDKAHRSGCDSVSATTRLLNKTLTSDSGRTFSLDSEKDVAEDRRTEQESHLGVPRFRLGT
- the LOC108244848 gene encoding cAMP-specific 3',5'-cyclic phosphodiesterase 4C-like isoform X1 → MRRNNSRLFNFTERHWDCSEQGSCTEQLQDSDDKYVVKRLFSGNLQLPRLSCRPSSQDRSEDGLSTTPAPRSIRHSRSLGTLTSCISRPFFDVENGLSVGRGTLDPQGSPSSGLVLQANSQRRESFLYRSDSDFDLSPKCPSRNPSNASDLEESLKHWEVNWLSSRHSEDMIVTPFAQILASLRTVRSNFAIITGQQDRTASKTRLPSSNPPSMCKTSLAEEPDQQLAIETLDELDWCLEQLETLKTRHSVSEMASNKFKRMLNRELSQLSETSRSGNQVSEFISSTFLEKPHDMDIMSAFTKEKDKKKHPMSQISGVKKPTHSLALSTIPRFGVNTSQEELLAEVLEDIDKWGIDIFKVSEYSGNHPLTVTMYTIFQERDLLKSFKIPADIFINFMMTLEDHYHADVAYHNNIHAADVVQSTNVLLSTPALEAVFTDLEILAALFAAAIHDVDHPGVSNQFLINTNSELALMYNDVSVLENHHLAVGFKLLQEDNCDIFQNLSKKQRQSLRKMVIDMVLATDMSKHMNLLADLKTMVETKKVTSLGVLLLDNYSDRIQVLQNMVHCADLSNPTKPLELYRKWTDRIMVEFFTQGDRERDRGMEISPMCDKQNASIEKNQVGFIDYIVHPLWETWADLVHPDAQEILDMLEDNREWYQSTIPHSPSPSPESQEEEALLQDASAPGGVSGSVTAERFQFVLALAEEGKTDTGNLPEEDKAHRSGCDSVSATTRLLNKTLTSDSGRTFSLDSEKDVAEDRRTEQESHLGVPRFRLGT